The Brachyhypopomus gauderio isolate BG-103 chromosome 1, BGAUD_0.2, whole genome shotgun sequence genome includes the window tgtattttgttgagcgggggggcgaacgtaaaatggacacagattcagtgttatatcgccggtggatggcgccagggctagcgaactagtaacgtattgaatcatatatgtggatctgaggtaaataaactggattttttttttcggcgtgagatatcggaagtgtggcgtgagagcgtgtgaaaacggtcaaatgcgtgtgtctcacgctcaatgcgtgagagttggcaaccctgcagtacTTGGTCTGAGTGACCTGTAGTGAGGCCACACAGCCTGGACCTACACAGAACAAAACAATAGACGGGAAACAGGAAAGTCCAATTTTGTTTACACAGTAAGACTAAAGCAAAGGAGAACATGTTTGGGTAAACCTTTTGAGTGTTTTCTGGAAAAGGAAATATCTGCTTTGGTCATGAgtctggtgttttgtttgagacAGCAGGGGGAGCTCTATGACAATAACGTTATCGGTGGAAGAGACTGGGAGAAAGAACAGTGAGCTGAGCTTCAGTAAAGACATGAGGTTTTACAGCAGCTTCATATATACTGTATGATGTGATATATGATGTGTatgatatgatggaggagagTACCAGTACAGGATGAAATAGTCTACCAGTACAGGATGCTAGACTATTGCAGGACCACGAGGAGCCACAAGATATGGTGAAGCAGTGAAGATGAAGGCTGGTGTGAttcaccactccaccactccatCATTACCTTAGCAGAGAACCAGGGGCTTGAAATTGGAAAGGGACAAAGCAAGTCCTGAAGTGTTGGTCATAGAAAGTGCTCCAATAAACAGATACAAGTCTTGATTGATTAAACACTTTTAATTAAAGATATGGGCCTTTTAAACACCCTTTTATTTAGTCTTCCCCAATTCCACCCACTAATGATGCCCCATCACATTACTGAAAAGTTTGATATTTGAATTTAACAAAACCCCTAAGCAAGGTTACATTAAAGATTAATAGAGAACATGCTAGTTACATGCTAGTCATTGGACTGAACTCCCCTTCAGGAGTGGCTGAAAAAAACAGGCCTTTGTGTCTTTAAAATTGTTCTTTATTGATCACACATACCTAATGAgttttaaaataattatatatacaaaaccttgtttaaatgttatataAAATAGACCTCTGCACCTCTGCCTAATTTCTATAAAGCATATTAAAACTATTACAAAGTCCATACGTTTTGTCTTCAGGAGAGTCCAACCTGCATTTCTCTACCCAGAAGAACAGTCCCTCAGTCTTAATACTGCCACATAATTAATTAACCGAGGTGTAGAAATCTCACCCTCGACCCATTAGTGCACACACGGGCATGCTGACGCAGGTTATAAAGACGGGGGGTGAGTGGAGGTCCTTATGAAGAGGCTGGGGGCTGTGCTCACCTGGGTTAAACATGCTGTGTGCTAGCGCTCTGTACTAGTGCTGTGCGCTAACGTTGTGTGATTACATGAATATGGTTTAATTCAGAACCATGGTCACTTCCTGTTCACCTCACccagcccctctctctctcttacaaaGACATGAGGACACTGAGGAAGTACCTTTGGTGTACAACCTATACATATAGCACCATGTAAAAGCATTCACCATCTTACTCTTCTTCTTTCTCAGATGTATTACAACAATGAATTACAATGGATTTTAATGGACTAAGAAAAAGGTCTAGACTGATGAAGTGGAAGGATAACACACATCGTCTAAATGTTGTGGGTACATGAATTCATATATGTATTCATCCGCCTTTGCTTCGAAAACCCCAAATACGAGTCATGCCTAATCAACTGATCACATGACTTCAATTAACTTCAACATTTGTCATGTGAACAGTTGATTAAGGTCTCACATGAAGGCATGTTGTGTCAATGAAATATGATAAACACCCACTTTACTTCCAGGCTGTAATGCGTTCAAACAGGGAAAACATCAGGAGAAAAGGTATAACTGACTCCATGTTGCACAGTATAACTAAACACATGGCCATTGCAGAGGTTAACTTGTAGCTCACCAGGTGTGGTTCATCATCAGCTCTCTTACGGAGAGGCGCTCAGGTTTATGAACAGTATCTCAGTAGCACCAAGAGGGCAGAGGGCAGAGTTTggtttggatgagctggaagaAGCTTAGAGAACACACCACAAGAAGACGGCCAGAGAGGCCAGTAAGCCCAGCAGCGAGCTGCGTGCCACAGTTAGGGGAGCGTGGTTACACAGGTCGGACATGCAGCAGGAGTATTTGAAGCTGGAGATGTGGGGGAACATCTGTGTCAGCATACTCTTCTCACAGTCTGAGTACTTTATACACTGCCGGTATGTTAAACCACCTAGAACAGAGAGCGTGTGTCAACTGACCATTTTGAGCCATTCGGTTATTACAGTAAACAAGATGTGTGTGCTTGAATGTGCATCAAAATAGgtataaggtgtgtgtgtgtgtgtgtgtgtgtgtgtgtgtgcgtgcgtgcgtgcgtgcgtgcgtgcgtgcgtgtgtgtgtgtgttagctgatcCACCTCTCTCATGCAGTGACAGACAGGCATCCTCAAATCTACAGTCCTGGGTTTTGCTGCAGCTGCCAGTGTAGTCCTTAC containing:
- the cd59a gene encoding CD59 glycoprotein, giving the protein MKVFVGVCLVFGLSLLGLGSAIKCFKCKDYTGSCSKTQDCRFEDACLSLHERGGLTYRQCIKYSDCEKSMLTQMFPHISSFKYSCCMSDLCNHAPLTVARSSLLGLLASLAVFLWCVL